The Xylophilus rhododendri region TGGCCAGCGGTGTGGCGACACTGACCGTGCCGGTCGTGGAAGCCTTCGTGCCGCAGATGCTCAATTACGAATCGGTCGGCGGCATCAACTTCAAGAAGGGCTGCTACCCCGGCCAGGAGGTGGTGGCGCGCAGCCAGTTCCGCGGCACGCTCAAGCGCCGGGCCTACCTGGTGCATGCCGATGCGCCGCTGGCCGTGGGCGCCGAGGTGTTCCACAGCGCCGATGCGGAACAGCCCTGCGGCCTGGTGGTGCAGGCCGCGGCCGCACCCCGGGGCGGCTTCGATGCCATCGTGTCCATGCAGACCTCAGCCGCCGCGGGCGGCACGCTGCATGCCGGCGCGGCCGATGGGCCAGTGCTGTCGCTGCGCGCCCTGCCCTACGCCCTGCTCGAAGACATCTGAGCCTTCAGAAGCGCAGCACCATCTCGATGTGCTCGATGCCGGCCTCGTCGAAGGTGTCGCCCCGCGGGGCAAATCCCCGGCCGGCGTAGAACCCCTGGGCGCTGCACTGGGCATGCAGCAGCACGCCGGCATCGCCGCGTTCTTTCGACTGCAGGATCAAGGCATCCAGCACCCGAGCCCCCAGGCCCTGGCCGCGCCGGTCCAGGCGTACCGCCATGCGGCCGATGCGGCACAGGCCGGCGTCTTCGCCGTCGGCCTGCACCGGCAGCAAGCGACCGCAGGCGCTGGCCGTGCCGTCCTCGGCCCGCAGCACGGCGTGTAGGGACAGGGGATCGAACTCATCCCACTCCATCTCGGCCGGGACCTTTTGTTCCACGACAAATACCGCTTGCCGCAACGGTCCGGCCAGCGGCTGCAGAGCCTGCCAGGAGCCGACTATCAGGGGTTCGGCCGATGAGGTGATGCTGGAATCGTGGGACATGGAGCAACGTGGGTCATGCAAGGCCCGCCATTGTGGTCCCGCGCGCTGCGCGCCTAGTACGGCGGCAGCGGCTCGAAGCGGCTCGACACGAGTTCCAGGCAAGCCGACAGCACACACGCCGACCCTTCGTAGGCCGCGCTGTGTGCAGCCAGCGATGCCGGATGCAGCTCCCACGCGCCGCCCAGCGCCAGCCATTCGTCCATCGGCCAGGTGGCGATCTGCCGCACCATGTCGCGGCCTGCCTGCTGCAGCCAGCCGCGATGGACGATCTCGAGCGAATGCAGATGCAGGCTTTTCAGGTAAGGCCCCTGCCGCACCGCCGGAACCCGCGGCCGATCCGGATCGTTGAAGCGCCAGTACAAGCTGTACGCCATGATCTGATGGACCGGCCAGACATCCACACGCCGCGGCTTGCTTTTCAGCATGCAGTAGATATAGCTCTCCATGCCCCAGATGATCTCCGGGTACTCCTGCGGCTGGTCAGCGGACGCGGCAGCGCCGGGCACGGTTTCGATGCTCCAGGCCAGTCTTTCCATCACCGCCGGGAAGGCCAGCAGCAGCATGTTGCCCGGCAGATCGCTCGCCAGGCGTGTGGCGACATGGAGCAGGACCGGCACCATCGCCGGGCATGCCGGCATTCTGGTCGCCCATTCGAACAGTTGCAACGCCATCGCGCGGCGGGCGCCGGAATCGATCGCGGGTTCAGGCGCCGCCACCAGTTCGGCCACCAGGCGTTCGGCCACATACAAGGCCTGCGCGCCGCTGTCCGGCAAGGCAGCCAGCATCTCTACCAGATCCAGCAGGTCCCGCAGCACCTGGGTGCGCAGCATGCCAGACGGCCTCAACAGGTGCGCCAGCACGGTTTCAACCCTGAAAAGCCTGTCCTGTACATGCCGCTGGACCAAGGCGTCGAGGCGGGGAGTTGTCCCTGCCCAGCTCCTCAGTTCGTCCGGGCGGGCGTAATCGAAGATTTCGAGGAACAACTCATTGGGCAGATGCTGCAGCCCGCCGTGGAGCGAATCTGCGTGGAACTTGTCGGGCCGGTGCTCGAGGCGGTTCGGCTCCGGCGCCGCCAGGGTGGGCACTTCTGGCGGTACGGCGGTGATTCGGTGGGCAAACATGCCGGATGCTCGGCCGCCCGTCATGGCCGGCGAAGGCCGCGGCCGCAAGGCGGGCCCGGCAGGCGAAGCGGTTCAGTCCTCTTTTTCCAGCACGAAATCCAGCCAGAGCATCTGTTCCAAATTCAGTTCCGCCGGTTCATCCGCCAGCTCGCGCAGCGCCTGGCGGTTGAGCCAGGGTGGGCCGCCTATCTCGCGCCATTCGTGGAAGGACCAGCGGGCGATCTGGCGCAGGATGTTGCGTTGTGCAAGGGGATAGCGCGGGCCGGCCAGGCGTTTCGCCAGGACGTCCAGCTGCTTCAGGTAGTAGCGTTGAATGCAGGCGGGTATGCGCGGCAGCCGGTCATTGTTGAAGCGCCGAAAAAGGGTTTTCTCGATGATCCAGTACCCCCGATCCACGTTGCCGCACCCCAGGTAATTCACGACGTGGGCCGCGCTGCAGCACAAATCCATCAGCCCCTGCGCGACGGCGAGCATGCGCTGCGGGATCTGCGCGTCCGATTCGGTGTGCGGATTCCCGGCGTGCCCGGCAAATGTCGGGATGCGCTGCACCAGCAGGTCCGCCAAGGGCGCGACGATTGGTGGACTGTCTTTCAGCAGGAAGACCAGCGGATCCACGAACGCGTCCAGCAGCGCCTGGGCCGCCGGGCTGTGCGGTGCCTGCATCAGCCAGGCGAGCAACTCCGGCACGAACCGGCGACGGTTCGGATCGCCAGGCGCTTCGACGGGCCCGGTCAGCTTCAGGCGCTCCAGCAGAAGCTTCATCAAGCCGAGCGTCTGCGAGCCGTGCGGGGGCAGGTGCGACAGGCTGTTCAACAAGGCCGCCAGCACTTGGAGCCGCACCTGGCCATTCGGCCGGTGCAGCGAGTCCATCAGCTGTCTGGCCCGGGCCTCGGTGTGATGGGTGTGCAATTCCACGACGGAATTCAGGCGCCGATTGAGTTTGCCCCAGCGCCGCAGGTCATCCGACCCCAGGTAGTCGAAGACATCGCACAGCAGTTCGTTGGGCAGGTCTTCCAGCTGCGCCAGCGGGCCGGCGAGCCGGCGGCGATGGCTGGCGGGGCTGCTGCCCATCGGGCCCGCCAGCGGGCGCTGTCCGTACAGGCTGGGCAGGCAGCGGGCGAGCACGGGAAAGAGTGTCATCGGCGCTCAGCGTCTTGTTCAAAAGGGCAAGGTGAAATCCCGGACCAGGGCGTGGAGTTCCTCGCGCTGACGCCGGGACATCAGCACCGGCATCAGCATGCGAGGCAGCTGTGGTGGCGGCCTGGCGTCGATGCCCAGTTGCAGATACCCGCGCAGCGCATGGCGCATGGCCAGCGGCCAGCCTCCGGCGTGCTGCAGGCACTGCCTGACGGCCTGCAGATAGTCCGCGCCCTCGCCCAGCTGCAAGGCCAGCTCCAGCAGCACTTGCAGATAGCCGCATTGCACGGCGGGTGGGAGCGGCGGCCGGCCGGCCTGCGAGAGCCGGCCCAGCACCGCACGCATGGCCATGTCGTGGAGCGGCTTGACCGGCAGGCGCCGCCACTGCGCCTCGTGCATCGCGCGCAGGCCGCAGCTTTGCAGGGTCTGCCGCAGAACCTCATGGCTGTCTGCGCCGGGATCCTCGATGCGCTGCACCAGCCGGTCCAGCATCGGCGCAAAGGCCGCCAGCGCCACCCGGTCGGGCAAGGCGCTGTGCAGATGCCGCAGCACGCAGTCCAGCACCGGACCGGACGCCGGGCATTCTCCGAAGCGGATGGCCCAGCGCAGCAGTCGCAGGGCCAGGTGTTTGCGCTGCAGGCCGGGCGGCGCTCCGTTCAGGGCCATCGATGCCAGCTTGTCGAGCAGGCGCTCCTCGATGCTGAGGGCACGCCGGCTCGGTGCGGGCAGCCGGGGGAGTATCGCGAGCAGTCCGTCCAGCGCCGCCTGGGAAAAGCCGCCGTCCGCGGTGCAGAGCTGGGGCAGGAGTTCATCGGCCCGTTCCAGCGCCTTGGAGACCTGCCGCTCGATGGCGCTGGCGAAGCGGAAGTTCATCTCGCCCAGCACCTGCAGGGACCGCGCATCCAGACGGGCCAGCAGATCGAGCAGGATCTCGTTGGGCAGGTCTTCCAGGCGGGTTGGCGCGCCATCCGCCGGCGGTTCGTTTGTGGTGCTTGTGGTGGATTGCGTGGCCAGCGCCGAGCGCAAGGTCCTGGCGCTGTGTCCCGTGGCGATCGGCTGCCCCTGCACGAGTCTCGAAAAAAACATCGGACCATGCTCATCCCTGCGGACCGCCTCCGGGCGGGTCTTGCCGCAGCCCGGTCAATCGGCGCGAAACACCCTCACGAAACGCTGCAGCCCTGGAACTCCGGGTAATCGGCAGACTCCGGGTCGATGACGAGATGAAGACAGGCGCGCTGCATGGGCGACAGCGGCGTCTCGGCCTCCGGCCAGTCGCGCAGTGCCCGGCGGTCGAAATACCACCAGCCGCCCAGCTCGTGCCATTCCTCGTAGGGCCAGTTGGCGATTAAACCCAGCATGCGGCGCTGTGCCTGCCGCTGATCCGCGGTATCGAACATGGCCGCCGCCAGCGTATTGAGCAGCCTCAGGTAGCGGCGCTGCACACGCGCGGGGATACGGTCGAGCGTCAAATCTTCGAAGCGCCGGAAAAGCGCTTGTTCGATGATCCAGTAGACCGACTGCGGGCCAATCTGCGTCTCTCGAACGGACCACATGGCGCCAGACGCCAGCGATCCGATCCATGACAGCGCAAGGGGCGAGCGCGCCGGTTCGAGCATCGGCCCGGCATCCTGGGTGATCAGGCGCATCAGCGGCTCCAGCCGCACCCGAAGGACTTCCCCCGGCAGCTGGACCAGCAGGCGGCCCATCAGCCCGTGCAACAGCCTTTCCACCATGGGACAACAGGGGGCATGCAGCAGCCAGTCCAGCAGCTGCAGCGCGGCCGCGCGATGCGGGCTCCCCTCTTCCAGGATCTCTGGCCCCGCCAGCTTCAGCCGTTCGATCAAGACGC contains the following coding sequences:
- a CDS encoding GNAT family N-acetyltransferase — protein: MEQKVPAEMEWDEFDPLSLHAVLRAEDGTASACGRLLPVQADGEDAGLCRIGRMAVRLDRRGQGLGARVLDALILQSKERGDAGVLLHAQCSAQGFYAGRGFAPRGDTFDEAGIEHIEMVLRF
- a CDS encoding F-box protein, yielding MTLFPVLARCLPSLYGQRPLAGPMGSSPASHRRRLAGPLAQLEDLPNELLCDVFDYLGSDDLRRWGKLNRRLNSVVELHTHHTEARARQLMDSLHRPNGQVRLQVLAALLNSLSHLPPHGSQTLGLMKLLLERLKLTGPVEAPGDPNRRRFVPELLAWLMQAPHSPAAQALLDAFVDPLVFLLKDSPPIVAPLADLLVQRIPTFAGHAGNPHTESDAQIPQRMLAVAQGLMDLCCSAAHVVNYLGCGNVDRGYWIIEKTLFRRFNNDRLPRIPACIQRYYLKQLDVLAKRLAGPRYPLAQRNILRQIARWSFHEWREIGGPPWLNRQALRELADEPAELNLEQMLWLDFVLEKED
- a CDS encoding F-box protein; protein product: MNLFSPTLVRCLPTLYGQRPLAGPMGIDPAVRDRRDTGPLVRLEHLPNELLRDVFDYLGPAELQAFGLLNRRMGSLVDQQRCSIATAAERLLEQLQSKDGVVRPWVMIGVLHALTRLPARSRHASRMVGVLIERLKLAGPEILEEGSPHRAAALQLLDWLLHAPCCPMVERLLHGLMGRLLVQLPGEVLRVRLEPLMRLITQDAGPMLEPARSPLALSWIGSLASGAMWSVRETQIGPQSVYWIIEQALFRRFEDLTLDRIPARVQRRYLRLLNTLAAAMFDTADQRQAQRRMLGLIANWPYEEWHELGGWWYFDRRALRDWPEAETPLSPMQRACLHLVIDPESADYPEFQGCSVS